The Fusobacterium necrophorum subsp. necrophorum genome has a window encoding:
- the rlmD gene encoding 23S rRNA (uracil(1939)-C(5))-methyltransferase RlmD, translating to MVKLSQKIELRIEKIVFGGEGLGYFQGFAIFVPMTSIGDVVEAEVISVKKNYARALVTKLIKAGKDRVKTDKITFEDFQGCDFAMLKYEAQLRCKTNMVKEVIEKIGKLNAKLVLDCLPSPEEKNYRNKVIEPFSQKKGKIISGFFQKRSHEVFEVEENMLNSKLGNRIIEVFKMIANEEKLTVYDEKKHQGLLRNIMVRTNSFQEAMLVLVVNTKKLEESLKRILLEMTQRIPELKSLYLSFNTKKTNVVLGDKNICIWGEKTLKEELFGIEFHISPTSFFQINVPQTKHLYEKALSLIPDIENKNVVDAYSGTGTIGMLLSKRAKKVYAIEIVESASRDGEKTAKENRITNIDFICGAVEVELDRLLKEGKQLDAIVFDPPRKGIEESILRKVAEVGIPEMVYISCNPSTLARDLKIMADCGYQVEEIQPFDMFPQTSHVECVVLLSKSD from the coding sequence ATGGTAAAACTTTCTCAAAAAATAGAGTTAAGAATTGAAAAGATTGTATTTGGTGGCGAAGGTCTTGGGTATTTCCAAGGATTCGCCATTTTTGTACCTATGACAAGTATAGGGGATGTCGTAGAAGCGGAAGTCATTTCCGTGAAGAAGAATTATGCGAGGGCTTTGGTAACCAAGCTTATCAAGGCGGGAAAAGACAGAGTGAAAACAGACAAAATCACCTTCGAAGACTTTCAAGGTTGTGATTTTGCAATGCTCAAATATGAAGCACAGTTACGATGTAAAACCAACATGGTGAAAGAAGTCATCGAAAAAATTGGAAAATTAAATGCAAAGCTTGTCTTGGATTGTTTGCCCAGTCCGGAAGAAAAAAATTATCGAAATAAGGTGATAGAGCCGTTCTCACAGAAGAAAGGAAAAATTATTTCAGGATTTTTTCAGAAAAGATCTCATGAAGTTTTTGAAGTGGAAGAAAATATGCTAAATTCCAAACTGGGAAATCGAATCATTGAGGTCTTTAAAATGATTGCAAATGAAGAAAAATTGACAGTTTATGATGAAAAGAAACATCAGGGACTGCTACGAAATATTATGGTAAGAACGAACTCTTTTCAAGAAGCAATGTTAGTGCTTGTGGTCAATACGAAAAAGCTGGAAGAATCTTTGAAAAGAATTTTATTAGAGATGACACAGAGAATTCCGGAATTGAAGTCGCTCTATCTTTCTTTCAATACCAAAAAAACCAATGTTGTTTTAGGAGATAAAAATATCTGTATTTGGGGAGAAAAAACGTTAAAGGAAGAATTGTTCGGAATAGAATTTCATATTTCTCCGACTTCTTTTTTTCAAATCAATGTACCCCAAACAAAACATTTGTATGAGAAAGCCCTTTCTTTGATTCCTGATATAGAGAATAAGAATGTCGTAGATGCCTATTCCGGTACCGGAACCATAGGAATGTTATTATCGAAAAGAGCAAAGAAGGTCTATGCTATTGAGATTGTAGAATCGGCTTCACGGGATGGAGAAAAAACAGCAAAAGAAAATCGGATTACGAATATTGATTTTATCTGTGGAGCTGTGGAAGTGGAACTGGATAGATTGTTAAAAGAAGGAAAGCAATTGGATGCCATTGTCTTTGATCCTCCTCGAAAAGGAATTGAAGAATCTATTTTACGAAAGGTGGCGGAAGTGGGGATTCCGGAAATGGTCTATATTTCTTGCAATCCTTCCACTCTTGCAAGGGATTTGAAAATTATGGCAGACTGTGGTTATCAAGTCGAAGAAATTCAGCCTTTTGATATGTTTCCTCAAACTTCACATGTGGAGTGTGTGGTGTTGCTTTCCAAATCAGATTAA
- a CDS encoding aldose epimerase family protein, with protein sequence MVCIRKGSYKAVLCFSKFVIKYPRINQNTLKNIKSILTEEYGYMTCGKMAKEFLLPIYFIPGIPILFQRRCQVYEEGNPKDEEKQKTFIESIQKKNFWRFEVFTDMENIINLGEYQGKIYKHDYDYLDYNFKREWKYFKTKRQQRKRKMKEFVLQNEKLRVTLLSYGAIIQKIEMPDREGNWQNIVLGFEKKEEYLDKNSAYFGAVIGRTAGRTKNGVLKIGEQEYALDKNASGKHSIHGGSYNLSQKYWKGEQEENRVRFSIESPHLENGYPGNAKIEIEYSLEDDSLKLHYRACSDQDTYFNLTNHSYFSLSGNSEEEIGEQYLTLKAEEYGEVDEDTLPIRLSSVENTSFDFRVRKQLQELFNSREEQVRIVGQGIDHPFVGNYAKLEDEKSGRCLEVRTNNKAMVIYTANWFREIGRKNHTGIAFEAQELPCLSELKPKEYKVGRVYERETSFRFYIDFQKNK encoded by the coding sequence ATGGTGTGTATAAGAAAAGGTTCCTATAAGGCTGTGTTATGTTTTTCGAAATTTGTCATAAAATATCCGAGAATCAATCAGAATACTCTGAAAAATATAAAATCAATTTTAACGGAAGAGTATGGCTATATGACATGCGGAAAAATGGCAAAAGAGTTCTTACTTCCGATTTATTTTATTCCCGGAATTCCTATTTTATTCCAAAGACGCTGTCAAGTCTATGAAGAAGGAAATCCAAAGGATGAAGAAAAACAGAAAACATTTATAGAAAGTATTCAAAAAAAGAATTTTTGGAGATTTGAAGTTTTTACGGATATGGAAAATATTATAAATTTAGGAGAATATCAGGGAAAAATTTATAAACATGACTACGACTATCTGGATTATAATTTTAAACGGGAATGGAAATATTTTAAAACGAAAAGACAACAAAGAAAGAGAAAAATGAAAGAATTTGTCCTGCAAAATGAAAAATTACGAGTGACTTTACTATCCTATGGAGCTATTATTCAGAAAATAGAAATGCCCGACAGAGAAGGAAATTGGCAAAATATTGTTTTAGGTTTTGAAAAGAAAGAGGAATATCTTGATAAAAATAGTGCCTATTTTGGAGCGGTGATAGGACGAACTGCAGGAAGAACCAAAAACGGAGTTTTAAAAATAGGAGAACAAGAATATGCTTTGGATAAAAATGCTTCGGGAAAACATTCCATTCATGGAGGAAGTTATAATTTAAGTCAAAAATATTGGAAAGGAGAACAAGAAGAAAATCGAGTCCGTTTTTCGATTGAAAGCCCACATTTGGAAAATGGTTATCCGGGAAATGCTAAAATAGAGATTGAATATTCCTTGGAAGACGACAGCTTAAAGCTTCACTATAGAGCTTGTTCCGACCAAGATACCTATTTTAATTTGACAAATCACAGTTATTTTTCTTTGTCGGGAAATTCGGAAGAAGAAATTGGGGAGCAATATTTAACCTTAAAGGCGGAGGAATACGGAGAAGTGGATGAAGATACTCTCCCTATCAGATTATCTTCCGTTGAAAATACTTCTTTCGATTTCCGAGTTCGAAAGCAATTACAAGAGCTTTTTAACAGCCGAGAAGAGCAGGTTCGAATCGTAGGGCAAGGAATCGATCATCCTTTTGTTGGCAATTATGCCAAGCTGGAAGATGAGAAGAGCGGAAGATGCTTGGAAGTAAGAACAAATAATAAAGCGATGGTTATTTATACTGCAAATTGGTTTCGTGAGATTGGAAGAAAAAATCATACCGGAATTGCTTTTGAAGCACAAGAATTGCCATGTCTATCAGAATTAAAACCGAAAGAATACAAAGTGGGGAGAGTATATGAAAGAGAAACAAGTTTCCGATTTTACATTGATTTTCAAAAAAATAAGTGA
- a CDS encoding PDDEXK nuclease domain-containing protein — protein sequence MDKEKNSLQNIDVEKNNNPFEEIVRIVENAKDRAYRKVNEELVLMYQEIGKYISEKTKEASYGSGFVDNVAKFFSTNYPELKGFNRRGLYRMKQFYELYKDDEKVSTLLTQLSWSNHLKIMSGAKSREEREFYINLAIKEKLTHRELVRQMDSGYYERYMLSKEGNLPAIQRAKQETHNLFMDSYVLEFLDAPKIRNETEFQKSILENLKNFILEIGKDFSFIGNEYRVQVGNHDYYIDLLFYHRGLSCLVAFELKIGEFKPEYIGKMNLYLEVLDREVKKKTENPSVGVILCASKDDEVVEFALSRSLSPTMVSEYKLKLIDKSLLQRKLKEYTEIAEEANR from the coding sequence ATGGATAAAGAAAAGAATTCTTTACAAAATATAGATGTAGAGAAAAATAACAATCCTTTTGAAGAAATTGTTAGGATTGTAGAAAATGCAAAAGATCGTGCATATAGAAAAGTTAATGAAGAGCTTGTCTTAATGTATCAAGAGATAGGAAAATATATTAGTGAAAAAACTAAGGAAGCATCTTATGGATCCGGATTTGTTGATAATGTAGCTAAATTTTTCTCCACTAACTATCCTGAATTAAAGGGCTTTAATCGCAGAGGACTTTACAGAATGAAGCAATTTTATGAACTGTACAAAGATGATGAAAAAGTGTCAACGCTGTTGACACAATTGAGTTGGTCTAATCATTTGAAAATAATGTCCGGAGCTAAAAGTAGAGAAGAGAGAGAATTTTATATTAATTTAGCAATTAAGGAAAAATTAACTCATCGAGAGTTGGTAAGACAGATGGATAGCGGATACTATGAACGCTATATGCTTTCAAAGGAAGGTAATTTACCTGCAATACAGAGAGCAAAACAAGAAACGCATAATCTATTTATGGATAGCTATGTATTGGAATTCCTTGATGCTCCTAAGATCAGAAATGAAACAGAATTTCAGAAGTCAATTCTTGAAAATTTGAAGAATTTTATCTTAGAAATTGGAAAAGACTTTTCCTTTATAGGTAATGAGTACAGAGTACAGGTTGGAAACCATGATTACTATATTGATTTGTTATTTTATCATAGAGGATTGTCCTGCTTAGTAGCTTTTGAACTTAAAATTGGGGAATTTAAGCCAGAATATATTGGTAAAATGAATCTGTACTTGGAAGTGTTGGATAGAGAAGTGAAGAAAAAAACTGAAAATCCAAGTGTAGGAGTAATCCTCTGTGCATCAAAAGACGATGAAGTAGTAGAGTTCGCATTAAGCAGAAGTCTTTCGCCTACAATGGTATCTGAATATAAATTGAAGCTCATAGATAAGAGCCTATTACAAAGAAAACTAAAAGAATATACAGAAATTGCTGAAGAAGCAAATAGATAA
- the rimO gene encoding 30S ribosomal protein S12 methylthiotransferase RimO, translating into MNFAFISLGCSKNLVDSENLTGILVNRKGFQLTNDIEEADMVLINTCGFIGDAKKESIETILEVAEYKQQNLKKIVVCGCLAQRYAEELLQEIPEIDAVIGTGEIDKIERVVDEILQDKKVVETKSFDFLPNADTDRLLTTPPHTAYLKISEGCNRRCTYCIIPQLRGNLRSRSKEDILEEARHLVAGGVRELNLLAQETTEYGIDRYGKKALPDLLRELVKIEELDWIRSYYMFPKSITDELIAVMKTEEKICKYFDIPIQHISSNVLRRMGRAITGEQTKELLYKIRREIPEAVFRTSLIVGFPGETEEEFEELKSFVEEFQFDYIGVFQYSREEDTLAYTMEAQVPEEIKARRQAELINLQNEIAEAKNRKLLGREVEVLIDGISSESEYMLEGRLKTQALDIDGKVLTSEGTAQVGEIVHVVLEQNFEYDFIGRIVQNEK; encoded by the coding sequence ATGAATTTTGCTTTCATAAGCTTAGGTTGTAGTAAAAATTTGGTGGACAGTGAAAATTTAACAGGCATTTTAGTCAATCGAAAAGGCTTTCAATTGACGAATGACATAGAAGAAGCCGATATGGTCTTAATCAATACTTGCGGGTTCATTGGAGATGCAAAGAAGGAATCCATTGAAACCATTTTAGAAGTGGCGGAATATAAGCAACAAAATTTAAAAAAAATTGTAGTTTGTGGATGTTTGGCTCAGAGATATGCAGAGGAATTGCTTCAGGAGATTCCGGAAATTGATGCCGTCATAGGAACGGGAGAAATCGATAAAATTGAAAGAGTTGTGGATGAAATTCTTCAAGATAAGAAAGTGGTGGAAACAAAAAGTTTTGATTTTTTGCCAAATGCAGATACCGATAGACTGCTGACAACACCACCTCATACCGCCTATTTGAAAATTTCAGAGGGTTGTAACAGACGTTGTACCTACTGTATCATTCCACAACTGCGAGGAAATTTACGAAGTAGAAGCAAAGAAGATATTTTAGAAGAAGCCAGGCATTTGGTAGCCGGAGGAGTTCGGGAATTAAATTTACTTGCCCAAGAAACGACAGAGTATGGAATTGATCGATACGGGAAGAAAGCTCTTCCTGATTTGTTACGAGAATTGGTAAAAATTGAGGAATTAGATTGGATTCGAAGTTATTATATGTTCCCGAAATCGATCACAGATGAATTGATTGCCGTGATGAAGACGGAAGAAAAAATTTGTAAGTACTTTGATATTCCGATTCAACATATTTCCAGCAATGTCTTAAGAAGAATGGGAAGGGCTATTACAGGAGAACAGACCAAAGAATTGCTATACAAAATTCGAAGAGAAATTCCGGAAGCTGTCTTTAGAACAAGCTTGATTGTCGGATTTCCAGGAGAAACGGAAGAAGAATTTGAAGAACTGAAAAGCTTTGTGGAAGAGTTTCAGTTTGATTATATTGGAGTTTTTCAATATTCTCGAGAGGAAGATACTCTCGCTTACACGATGGAAGCTCAGGTGCCGGAGGAAATAAAAGCAAGACGACAGGCAGAACTCATAAATTTACAGAATGAGATTGCAGAAGCAAAAAATAGAAAGCTGTTAGGAAGAGAAGTGGAGGTTCTGATTGACGGCATTTCTTCCGAGAGTGAATATATGTTGGAAGGAAGACTGAAAACACAGGCCTTGGATATAGACGGCAAGGTATTGACCTCAGAGGGAACTGCACAGGTTGGAGAAATCGTTCATGTTGTATTGGAACAAAATTTTGAGTATGATTTTATAGGACGTATTGTACAAAATGAAAAATAA
- the rsmH gene encoding 16S rRNA (cytosine(1402)-N(4))-methyltransferase RsmH, translating into MQEIGNEYHIPVLYEETLENLLWNPDGIYIDCTLGGGSHSEGILKRLSEKGRLISIDQDASAIAFCKKRLEKYGKQWSVFQNNFENIDIVSYLAGLDKVDGILMDIGVSSTQLDDGERGFSYRYDAKLDMRMNAEQELSAYEVVNQYAEQDLVRILFEYGEERYAKKIAAFICENRKEKPIETTGELVAIIKRAYPERAAKHPAKKTFQAIRMEVNRELEVLETAIQKSVELLKPKGRLAIITFHSLEDRLVKTVFKDLARACKCPPELPVCVCGGKAKVKIITKKPILPSEEEVGKNNRAHSSKLRIVERLA; encoded by the coding sequence ATGCAGGAAATTGGAAATGAATATCACATTCCCGTCTTATATGAAGAAACTTTGGAAAATTTGCTGTGGAATCCTGATGGTATTTATATCGACTGCACCCTAGGAGGGGGAAGCCATTCTGAAGGAATTTTGAAGCGTTTATCGGAAAAAGGAAGATTGATTTCTATTGATCAGGATGCAAGTGCCATTGCTTTTTGCAAGAAAAGATTGGAAAAATATGGAAAACAATGGAGTGTTTTTCAAAATAATTTTGAAAATATCGACATTGTTTCTTATTTGGCAGGCTTGGATAAGGTAGATGGAATTTTAATGGATATCGGAGTTTCTTCGACACAATTGGATGATGGAGAACGAGGTTTTTCTTATCGTTATGATGCAAAATTGGATATGAGAATGAATGCCGAACAGGAGCTGTCCGCCTATGAAGTGGTAAATCAGTATGCGGAGCAAGACTTGGTTCGTATTTTATTTGAGTATGGAGAAGAAAGATATGCGAAAAAAATAGCTGCCTTTATCTGTGAAAATCGAAAGGAAAAACCCATTGAAACGACAGGAGAATTGGTTGCCATTATCAAAAGAGCCTATCCGGAACGAGCCGCTAAGCATCCTGCAAAAAAAACCTTTCAGGCGATTCGAATGGAAGTGAATCGAGAGTTGGAAGTGTTGGAAACGGCAATTCAAAAATCGGTAGAATTGTTGAAACCCAAAGGAAGATTGGCAATTATTACCTTTCATTCTTTGGAAGACCGTCTTGTAAAAACAGTTTTTAAAGATTTGGCAAGGGCTTGTAAGTGTCCTCCGGAATTACCTGTCTGTGTTTGTGGAGGAAAGGCGAAGGTAAAAATTATAACCAAAAAACCGATTCTTCCCTCAGAAGAAGAAGTGGGGAAAAATAATCGGGCACATTCTTCAAAATTAAGGATCGTAGAGAGGTTAGCATGA
- a CDS encoding HNH endonuclease signature motif containing protein, giving the protein MSRKSIAENVKRRLWAESMGRCMNPDCQAELFINNSDIMEKAHIGAYYETEDNSFENLIILCPVCHKKFDKTNSITKDTVKKWKKTRKKELEEFFCIKFSSFDKLKERVVPILNENHSIYDNYYLSNNKCLWNKFEPQILSNNEKLKLLFDSNSNLFQNHEIQEYSNLEVVKKFITHVEEFKITRFDEEKNRVVLFPKELNSIFGIMPISVQMLQSTESLEELLKTFRHNDLLEEVVLGIDKPYILLKNKEKIFMDDAPRLRQLYYDHKCFRKVGVRLESLNFALKYLNSRNILFEYNNQDMLREIKVNGTNIVFVYEYCLSKEFLYRMTPKSNCLIVNLHNWNGQYCISKEALDLAEDFNVKLLTMDEFYRYVNTIK; this is encoded by the coding sequence ATGAGTAGAAAATCAATCGCTGAAAATGTAAAACGTAGATTATGGGCTGAATCCATGGGACGATGTATGAATCCAGATTGCCAAGCAGAATTATTTATAAATAATAGTGATATCATGGAAAAAGCTCATATTGGTGCATACTATGAAACAGAAGATAATTCTTTTGAAAATTTGATAATATTATGCCCTGTGTGTCATAAAAAATTTGATAAGACTAATTCTATAACCAAGGATACTGTTAAGAAATGGAAAAAAACTAGAAAGAAAGAGCTGGAAGAGTTTTTCTGTATCAAATTTAGCTCTTTTGATAAACTTAAAGAAAGAGTTGTACCCATATTAAATGAAAATCATAGTATATATGATAATTATTATCTGAGTAATAATAAATGTTTATGGAATAAATTCGAGCCTCAAATATTATCAAATAACGAAAAGCTAAAATTGTTATTTGATAGTAACAGTAATTTATTCCAGAATCATGAAATTCAAGAATATTCAAATTTAGAAGTTGTTAAAAAATTCATAACTCATGTTGAAGAATTTAAAATTACCAGGTTTGATGAAGAAAAAAATAGAGTGGTACTTTTTCCAAAAGAATTAAATTCTATTTTTGGAATTATGCCAATAAGTGTTCAAATGTTGCAATCTACCGAATCATTAGAAGAACTGTTGAAAACATTTAGACATAATGATTTACTAGAAGAAGTTGTTTTAGGAATAGACAAACCATATATATTACTGAAAAATAAAGAAAAAATATTTATGGATGATGCCCCAAGATTAAGGCAATTATATTATGATCATAAATGTTTTAGAAAAGTTGGTGTTAGATTAGAAAGCTTAAATTTTGCCTTGAAATATTTAAACTCTAGAAATATATTGTTTGAATATAATAATCAAGATATGTTAAGAGAAATTAAAGTAAATGGTACTAACATAGTTTTTGTTTATGAATATTGTTTAAGTAAGGAGTTTTTATATAGAATGACACCAAAGTCTAACTGCCTAATTGTAAATTTACATAATTGGAATGGGCAATATTGTATATCAAAAGAAGCACTAGATTTAGCTGAAGACTTTAATGTTAAATTACTTACAATGGACGAGTTTTATAGATATGTCAATACAATTAAATAA
- a CDS encoding YggT family protein, whose amino-acid sequence MYTILHVVNKLVEVFNILLLIRVVLSWIPMGENALTRAVYSVTEPILGPIRRAIYPWMRNIPLDISPIIAYFLIQLIRNIIFRIAYLLYF is encoded by the coding sequence GTGTATACAATTTTACATGTGGTAAATAAATTGGTAGAGGTATTTAATATTCTATTATTGATACGAGTTGTTCTCTCTTGGATCCCGATGGGAGAAAATGCCTTGACAAGGGCGGTATATAGCGTGACAGAACCTATTTTGGGACCGATTCGTAGAGCAATCTATCCTTGGATGAGAAACATCCCTCTTGATATTTCTCCTATTATTGCCTATTTTTTAATACAATTGATTCGAAATATTATTTTTAGAATCGCATACTTGTTATACTTTTAA
- a CDS encoding nucleotidyltransferase domain-containing protein: MSIQLNKIEVINLIKKNTDLFCIFERVYVFGSILKQDKHSNDIDLLLLYLNFSSDISKSINEIKEYIEQKTVYPVDITALSFEEEKEIGFIDKLDKKYVCVK; encoded by the coding sequence ATGTCAATACAATTAAATAAAATAGAAGTAATTAATTTGATTAAGAAAAATACAGATCTATTTTGTATATTTGAGAGAGTTTATGTTTTTGGATCCATATTGAAACAAGATAAACATTCAAACGACATTGACCTTTTATTATTATACTTAAATTTCTCTTCTGATATTTCAAAAAGTATAAATGAAATTAAAGAGTATATAGAGCAAAAAACGGTCTATCCCGTAGATATAACAGCTTTAAGTTTTGAAGAAGAAAAAGAGATTGGATTTATAGACAAGCTGGATAAAAAATATGTTTGTGTGAAGTGA
- the pnp gene encoding polyribonucleotide nucleotidyltransferase encodes MFDEKTLEMELAGRSLKVSTGKIARQSCGAIMIQYGDTVLLSTVNRSKEARKGVDFFPLTVDYIEKFYAAGKFPGGFNKRESRPSTDATLIARLIDRPIRPMFPEGFTYDVHIVNTVFSFDEKNTPDYLGIIASSLALSISDIPFLGPVAGVVVGYIDGEFVLNPTPEQLEKSLLDLSVAGTKEAVNMVEAGAKELDEETMLKAILFAHENIKKICAFQEEFVKICGKEKITFEKEEVDPMISSFIEEHGHERLQQAVLTLGKKNREEAVDSLEEELLEAFVAKHYPEIPEEELPEEPILAFKKYYHDLMKTLVREAILYKKHRVDGRSTTEIRPLDAQINVLPIPHGSALFTRGETQSLATATLGTKEDEQLVDNLEKEYYKKFYLHYNFPPYSVGETGRMGAPGRRELGHGSLAERALRYVIPTEEEFPYTIRVVSDITESNGSSSQASICGGSLALMSAGVPIKEHVAGIAMGLIKEGEEFTVLTDIMGLEDHLGDMDFKVAGTKSGITALQMDIKITGITEEIMRIALSQAHVARQQILEVMNAAISSPADLKPNVPRIQQIMIPKDKIAILIGPAGKNIKGIIEETGSTIDITDDGKVSIFSKDADVLEHTLRLVNNYVKDVELNEVYEGKVVGIQKFGAFMEILPGKEGLLHISEISKERVSNVEDVLKIGDVFKVKVISMENGKIALSKKKLDVEYKVAE; translated from the coding sequence ATGTTTGACGAAAAAACATTGGAAATGGAACTGGCAGGAAGAAGCCTGAAAGTTTCAACTGGAAAGATTGCAAGACAATCTTGTGGAGCCATTATGATTCAATACGGAGATACGGTGTTACTTTCTACCGTAAACAGAAGCAAGGAAGCAAGAAAGGGTGTCGACTTCTTTCCTTTGACAGTGGATTATATTGAAAAATTTTATGCAGCAGGAAAATTTCCGGGAGGATTTAATAAAAGAGAAAGTAGACCTTCAACCGATGCCACTTTGATAGCTCGTTTGATAGATAGACCCATTCGACCGATGTTTCCGGAAGGATTTACTTACGATGTACATATCGTCAATACTGTATTCTCCTTTGATGAAAAAAATACACCGGATTATTTAGGAATTATTGCTTCGTCCTTAGCTTTAAGTATTTCGGACATTCCTTTTTTAGGACCGGTAGCCGGAGTGGTTGTGGGATATATCGACGGAGAATTTGTATTAAATCCTACTCCCGAACAATTGGAAAAAAGTTTATTGGATTTATCCGTAGCAGGAACAAAAGAAGCGGTCAATATGGTGGAAGCGGGAGCCAAAGAATTGGATGAAGAAACGATGTTAAAAGCTATTTTGTTCGCTCATGAAAATATTAAGAAAATTTGTGCTTTCCAAGAAGAATTTGTAAAAATTTGTGGAAAGGAAAAAATTACTTTTGAAAAAGAAGAAGTCGATCCGATGATCTCTTCTTTCATAGAAGAACATGGTCATGAAAGATTACAACAAGCGGTTTTAACACTAGGAAAGAAAAATCGAGAAGAAGCTGTAGATAGCTTGGAAGAAGAATTATTAGAGGCATTCGTTGCAAAACATTATCCGGAGATCCCGGAGGAAGAGCTTCCGGAAGAACCTATTTTGGCGTTTAAGAAATACTATCATGACTTGATGAAAACATTGGTTCGGGAAGCTATTTTGTATAAAAAGCACAGAGTCGACGGAAGAAGCACAACAGAAATTCGACCCTTGGACGCTCAAATCAACGTATTGCCAATTCCTCACGGTTCCGCTTTGTTTACCAGAGGAGAAACACAGTCTCTTGCCACTGCAACTTTAGGAACCAAAGAGGATGAACAATTGGTGGATAATTTAGAAAAAGAATATTATAAAAAATTCTACTTACATTATAACTTCCCTCCATATTCTGTCGGAGAAACGGGAAGAATGGGAGCACCCGGAAGAAGAGAATTGGGACACGGATCTTTGGCGGAAAGAGCTTTGCGTTATGTCATTCCGACAGAGGAAGAATTTCCATATACCATTCGAGTCGTTTCCGATATTACGGAATCCAACGGTTCCTCTTCTCAAGCGTCGATTTGTGGAGGTTCTTTGGCATTGATGTCGGCAGGAGTTCCTATTAAGGAACATGTAGCGGGAATTGCTATGGGACTTATCAAAGAGGGAGAAGAGTTTACTGTTTTAACGGATATTATGGGGTTAGAGGACCATTTGGGAGATATGGACTTCAAGGTAGCAGGAACAAAATCAGGAATTACAGCCTTACAAATGGATATTAAAATTACAGGAATTACGGAAGAAATTATGAGAATTGCTTTGAGTCAAGCTCATGTGGCAAGACAACAAATTTTGGAAGTGATGAATGCTGCTATTTCCAGCCCGGCAGATTTAAAACCGAATGTGCCTAGAATTCAACAAATTATGATTCCAAAGGATAAAATTGCCATCTTGATTGGACCGGCCGGAAAGAATATTAAAGGAATTATTGAAGAAACCGGTTCTACCATAGATATCACTGATGACGGAAAAGTTTCCATTTTCTCAAAAGATGCTGATGTATTGGAACATACTTTGCGACTGGTAAATAATTATGTGAAAGATGTGGAATTGAATGAAGTGTATGAAGGAAAAGTGGTAGGAATTCAAAAGTTTGGGGCTTTTATGGAAATCTTGCCGGGAAAAGAAGGATTGTTACACATTTCTGAAATTTCAAAGGAAAGAGTATCCAATGTAGAAGATGTTCTTAAAATAGGAGATGTTTTTAAAGTAAAAGTAATTTCCATGGAAAATGGAAAAATTGCATTGAGTAAGAAAAAGCTGGATGTGGAATACAAAGTAGCAGAGTAG
- the pgsA gene encoding CDP-diacylglycerol--glycerol-3-phosphate 3-phosphatidyltransferase, whose translation MNLPNQLTTARFILAIPFIYFLQTSDVHGFWYRIIALAIFSVASLTDFFDGYIARKYNLITDFGKIMDPLADKILVISALVLFVDLKYMPAWMSIVVLAREFLISGIRILAAAKGEVIAAGNLGKYKTTSQMIVVIIALLIGKISIYLFGSYYTICEILMIIPVILTVWSGAEYTAKARHYFLG comes from the coding sequence GTGAATTTACCGAATCAATTGACAACAGCCAGATTTATACTTGCAATACCGTTTATTTATTTTTTACAAACTTCAGATGTTCATGGCTTTTGGTATCGAATAATAGCCCTTGCTATTTTTTCGGTTGCCTCTCTTACTGATTTTTTCGATGGTTATATTGCAAGGAAATATAACCTCATTACAGATTTTGGAAAAATTATGGATCCCTTAGCGGATAAAATTTTGGTCATTTCGGCTCTGGTTCTTTTTGTAGATTTAAAATATATGCCTGCTTGGATGTCTATTGTAGTCTTGGCAAGAGAGTTTTTAATCAGCGGAATTCGAATTTTGGCAGCAGCAAAAGGGGAAGTGATTGCTGCCGGAAATTTAGGAAAATATAAGACAACAAGTCAAATGATTGTTGTCATTATTGCTCTTTTAATAGGAAAAATCTCTATCTATTTGTTCGGAAGTTACTATACTATTTGTGAAATATTGATGATTATTCCTGTAATTCTGACTGTTTGGTCGGGAGCTGAGTATACAGCAAAGGCAAGACATTATTTTTTAGGTTAG